The window GGAAACTTTAGGGTCGATTCCAGCTTTTCCATCCCCACATCGATCTCGATGGGTGCATCCATGCCGGCCCCGCGCCACTCCTCTGTCTTAAGAGTAAGCTCTGGAAGACTCATCTCTTCACAGATATTTCTAAAGCTGGTTCCAGTGATCGAGACTTCAAAGTTTTTGAAGAATTTTGGTAGCAAGCATTAGCCTCCTAGTGTCTTAAGGTAGTCGTTGGTGATTCGCTCTTTAAACGTTAGCCGCTCGCTAACGGGTGATGGGGTGTATTCAAAGACAAAGTAGGCCTTGCCATCTGCCAATGCGTCAGGAGTATTCGACTCTTCGTCTGGATAGCAGACGCCCCCTGCTATGGCTCCATCCCTCTGAA is drawn from Pseudobacteriovorax antillogorgiicola and contains these coding sequences:
- a CDS encoding phage tail sheath C-terminal domain-containing protein, with product VRIRNSIREALISGHRWALAKNMGSQRYFDEVATSVTNYLARLQRDGAIAGGVCYPDEESNTPDALADGKAYFVFEYTPSPVSERLTFKERITNDYLKTLGG